A region from the Serinibacter arcticus genome encodes:
- a CDS encoding ATP-grasp domain-containing protein — protein sequence MTTVLVTGAGGPAGRALGAQLAQLRESEPDLIAIGADMLPIADASFALTTTLPRVDAPEYAVALRDLVGRVRADVVIPTVAEELALVAGLADLLGDGVAGPDVVVTSTTSAAICADKLYTMWALDAAGVSVPRFAPGGSCPSAAGALAHFDGAVIAKPRVSRGGRGVRLVEDAAAPWGIDDSWILQSFAPGTEYSPQVYRSPRTGAVTVVVLEKTEMREGRIGNAVSTVRLDADEAADVAWLAESAVVALDLSGPVDLDIRRDEDGLPVVLEVNARFGANSASAPELLRSVLRDLGRAELATS from the coding sequence ATGACGACGGTTCTGGTCACCGGGGCGGGCGGACCCGCCGGACGGGCGCTGGGAGCCCAGCTCGCGCAGCTGCGCGAGAGCGAGCCCGATCTCATCGCGATCGGTGCGGACATGCTGCCGATCGCGGACGCCAGCTTCGCCCTCACCACGACGCTGCCCCGGGTGGACGCTCCGGAGTACGCCGTCGCGCTGCGCGACCTGGTCGGTCGGGTGCGTGCCGACGTCGTGATCCCCACGGTGGCCGAGGAGCTCGCCCTGGTGGCGGGGCTGGCGGACCTGCTCGGCGACGGCGTGGCCGGCCCCGACGTCGTCGTCACCAGCACCACCTCGGCCGCGATCTGCGCCGACAAGCTCTACACGATGTGGGCGCTGGACGCGGCCGGGGTGTCCGTCCCGCGGTTCGCCCCCGGGGGCAGCTGTCCGTCGGCCGCCGGGGCGCTGGCCCACTTCGACGGCGCCGTCATCGCCAAGCCTCGGGTCTCCCGCGGAGGGCGTGGCGTGCGCCTCGTCGAGGACGCGGCGGCGCCCTGGGGGATCGACGACTCCTGGATCCTGCAGTCGTTCGCGCCTGGCACCGAGTACTCGCCCCAGGTCTACCGCTCGCCGCGCACCGGCGCCGTGACGGTGGTCGTGCTCGAGAAGACCGAGATGCGCGAGGGGCGCATCGGGAACGCCGTCAGCACCGTGCGCCTGGACGCGGACGAGGCGGCCGACGTCGCGTGGTTGGCGGAGTCCGCCGTCGTCGCCCTCGACCTGTCGGGGCCGGTCGACCTCGACATCCGTCGGGACGAGGACGGTCTGCCCGTCGTGCTGGAGGTCAACGCGCGCTTCGGGGCCAACTCGGCGAGCGCGCCGGAGCTGCTGCGCTCGGTGCTGCGGGACCTGGGTCGGGCGGAGCTCGCGACGTCATGA
- a CDS encoding bifunctional 5,10-methylenetetrahydrofolate dehydrogenase/5,10-methenyltetrahydrofolate cyclohydrolase yields the protein MAALMMAGRPVAEAVLTSLAPRIDALVAAGHRPGLGTILVGEDSASAGYIRMKQTKAAELGLTSPHIHLGQDASQADVLAAVREMNEADDVDAVLLQHPTPPQIDFDVALLALDPDKDVDGLHPVNMGRLALGMPGPVPCTPAGIEALLAHYEIPVSGREVCILGRGTTLGRPLALLLSQKRPTANAAVTVVHTGVPDWADYTRRADVVIAAVGVPGILRPEHLTPGVTVVGGGVRYEGKKLLPDVDESCEDVAGAITPRVGGVGPTTIALLFRNAVEAAERRAAGRPTA from the coding sequence GTGGCAGCCCTGATGATGGCGGGTCGGCCCGTGGCCGAAGCCGTCCTGACCTCCCTCGCGCCGCGGATCGACGCGCTCGTCGCGGCCGGGCACCGCCCCGGTCTCGGGACGATCCTCGTGGGCGAGGACTCGGCCAGCGCCGGGTACATCCGGATGAAGCAGACCAAGGCCGCCGAGCTCGGCCTCACCTCGCCGCACATCCACCTCGGCCAGGACGCCTCGCAGGCGGACGTGCTGGCGGCGGTGCGCGAGATGAACGAGGCCGACGACGTGGACGCGGTCCTGCTGCAGCACCCGACCCCGCCGCAGATCGACTTCGACGTCGCGCTGCTGGCCCTCGACCCCGACAAGGATGTGGACGGCCTGCACCCGGTCAACATGGGCCGGCTGGCCCTCGGGATGCCCGGTCCCGTGCCGTGCACCCCGGCCGGGATCGAGGCGCTCCTGGCGCACTACGAGATCCCCGTCTCGGGTCGGGAGGTCTGCATCCTCGGGCGCGGCACCACGCTGGGGCGCCCGCTGGCGCTGCTGCTGAGCCAGAAGCGTCCGACGGCGAACGCCGCCGTCACCGTGGTGCACACCGGGGTGCCGGACTGGGCCGACTACACCCGCCGCGCCGACGTCGTCATCGCGGCGGTCGGGGTCCCCGGGATCCTGCGCCCCGAGCACCTCACGCCCGGCGTGACCGTGGTCGGCGGCGGGGTCAGGTACGAGGGCAAGAAGCTCCTGCCCGACGTCGACGAGTCGTGCGAGGACGTCGCCGGCGCGATCACGCCGCGCGTCGGCGGCGTGGGCCCGACGACGATCGCCCTGCTGTTCCGCAACGCCGTCGAGGCGGCGGAGCGCCGGGCGGCCGGACGCCCGACCGCCTGA
- a CDS encoding ROK family transcriptional regulator produces the protein MSGWATGSQTSLREANRASILESVKRYGGLTQVELVGSTGLSAATVSTIVKELTSAGLVEVKPTSRSGRRAQLVTVARRVGLAAGVQVGHRHLRVALGDFGSDVVADQTLPLPSEHRLDTTLDRTALLVVDMLERVGATLEELVGIAIGIPAPVDTATGLISVRGVLRGWDDTHVAQVMSKRLGKPVWVDNDANLGALAEATLGAGRGYADVLFVRASHGVGAGIVIGGQLHRGFAGTAGEIGHVQIDPQGAICRCGSRGCLDTVVGAEALLAPLVVSHGPLTLRDVMNRALAGDPGCTRVVADAGEKIGAVLAATCQALNPQVIVVGGELAETGEMLLDPMRRELRRGMLPNLIAPVEIVPAALGQQAEVMGALATVLENTDVADTVDRGTREREGER, from the coding sequence GTGAGTGGATGGGCGACCGGTTCGCAGACATCGCTGCGTGAGGCGAACCGGGCCTCCATCCTCGAGTCGGTCAAGCGGTACGGCGGACTGACCCAGGTCGAGCTCGTGGGCTCGACGGGTCTGTCCGCCGCCACCGTCTCGACCATCGTCAAGGAGCTCACCTCCGCCGGCCTCGTCGAGGTCAAGCCCACCTCCCGCAGCGGCCGACGAGCCCAGCTCGTCACGGTCGCGCGGCGGGTGGGCCTCGCGGCCGGCGTCCAGGTGGGCCACCGCCACCTCCGGGTGGCCTTGGGCGACTTCGGCAGCGACGTCGTCGCCGACCAGACCCTTCCGCTCCCCTCGGAGCACCGCCTCGACACGACCCTCGACCGCACGGCCCTCCTGGTCGTCGACATGCTGGAGCGGGTCGGTGCCACGCTCGAGGAGCTCGTCGGGATCGCCATCGGGATCCCGGCCCCCGTCGACACCGCCACCGGGCTCATCTCGGTCCGAGGAGTGCTGCGCGGCTGGGACGACACGCACGTCGCCCAGGTGATGTCCAAGCGTCTGGGCAAACCCGTCTGGGTCGACAACGACGCCAACCTCGGGGCGCTCGCCGAGGCCACGCTCGGCGCCGGCCGGGGATACGCGGACGTCCTCTTCGTCCGCGCCTCGCACGGTGTCGGGGCCGGCATCGTCATCGGCGGACAGCTGCACCGCGGCTTCGCCGGGACCGCCGGAGAGATCGGGCACGTCCAGATCGATCCCCAGGGCGCCATCTGCCGCTGCGGCTCCCGCGGCTGCCTCGACACCGTCGTCGGGGCCGAGGCGCTGCTCGCCCCCCTCGTCGTCAGCCACGGACCCCTCACGCTGCGGGACGTGATGAACCGCGCCCTCGCGGGCGACCCGGGCTGCACTCGCGTGGTTGCCGACGCGGGTGAGAAGATCGGGGCCGTGCTCGCCGCGACCTGTCAGGCCCTCAACCCCCAGGTGATCGTGGTGGGCGGCGAGCTCGCCGAGACGGGGGAGATGCTGCTCGACCCCATGCGGCGCGAGCTCAGGCGTGGGATGCTTCCCAACCTGATCGCTCCCGTCGAGATCGTGCCCGCCGCGCTGGGGCAGCAGGCCGAGGTGATGGGAGCGCTGGCGACCGTGCTGGAGAACACCGACGTCGCCGACACGGTCGATCGGGGAACGCGAGAGCGGGAGGGGGAGCGATGA
- a CDS encoding ATP-binding cassette domain-containing protein — translation MTQHAAVDPRENPLLRLESIEKNFGAVEALVGASLTVHAHEVVAIVGDNAAGKSTLAKIVAGVLQPDSGLIEIEGEQVAIPSPSAAQQLGVATVFQDLAVANNLDVTANLFLGREQRKRGSFLLDEGEMDLAARRILTDLGARIPSIRTRLGELSGGQRQAVAIARTLIGNPRIVVLDEPTASLSVAQTAEVLNHIEKLRELGLGVIFISHNLNDVRAIADRIEVLRHGRNNGSFLGREATNEDLIAAITGAFRSGDALEGYRRG, via the coding sequence ATGACGCAGCACGCCGCCGTCGACCCGCGCGAGAACCCGCTGCTGCGCCTGGAGTCGATCGAGAAGAACTTCGGCGCCGTCGAGGCGCTCGTGGGGGCGAGCCTCACCGTGCACGCGCACGAGGTGGTCGCGATCGTCGGCGACAACGCCGCGGGCAAGTCGACGCTCGCGAAGATCGTCGCCGGCGTCCTGCAGCCCGACTCGGGCCTCATCGAGATCGAGGGTGAGCAGGTCGCCATCCCCTCGCCGTCGGCGGCCCAGCAGCTCGGCGTGGCCACCGTCTTCCAGGACCTGGCGGTCGCCAACAACCTCGACGTGACGGCCAACCTCTTCCTCGGCCGGGAGCAGCGCAAGCGCGGCAGCTTCCTGCTCGACGAGGGCGAGATGGACCTCGCCGCCCGCCGCATCCTGACGGACCTGGGCGCCCGCATCCCCTCGATCCGCACCCGGCTCGGTGAGCTCTCGGGCGGTCAGCGGCAGGCGGTCGCGATCGCGCGCACCCTCATCGGCAACCCGCGCATCGTCGTGCTCGACGAGCCGACGGCGTCCCTCTCGGTCGCGCAGACGGCCGAGGTCCTCAACCACATCGAGAAGCTGCGCGAGCTGGGGCTCGGCGTGATCTTCATCAGCCACAACCTCAACGACGTCCGCGCCATCGCCGATCGCATCGAGGTGCTGCGGCACGGCCGCAACAACGGGTCCTTCCTCGGCCGCGAGGCCACCAACGAGGACCTCATCGCCGCCATCACGGGCGCCTTCCGCTCGGGCGACGCGCTCGAGGGCTACCGCCGCGGCTGA
- the glyA gene encoding serine hydroxymethyltransferase: MSELTNAEIANATLADLDPEIAAVLEGELARQRETLEMIASENFVPRAVLQAQGSVLTNKYAEGYPGRRYYGGCEEVDVAENLAIERAKSLFGAGYANVQPHSGATANAAVLHALATPGDTILGLSLAHGGHLTHGMKINFSGRLYDVAAYEVDPETYRIDYDALRAKALESKPRVIIAGWSAYPRHLDFEAFRSIADEVGALLWTDMAHFAGLVAAGLHPNPVPYSDVVSTTVHKTLGGPRSGLILARDEEPWGKKLNSAVFPGQQGGPLMHVIAAKAVAFKVAAGEAFKDRQARTLEGAQIIADRLNAPDVAAAGVSVLTGGTDVHLVLVDLRHSPLDGQQAEDLLHTAGITVNRNAVPWDPRPPRVTSGLRIGTPALATRGFGAAEFTEVAEIIATALIQGTGADVEALHARVDRLTADFPLYPGLAQ; the protein is encoded by the coding sequence GTGTCCGAACTGACGAACGCCGAGATCGCCAACGCGACCCTCGCGGACCTCGACCCCGAGATCGCCGCCGTCCTCGAGGGTGAGCTCGCGCGCCAGCGCGAGACGCTCGAGATGATCGCCAGCGAGAACTTCGTGCCGCGCGCCGTGCTGCAGGCCCAGGGCAGCGTCCTGACCAACAAGTACGCCGAGGGTTACCCCGGCCGCCGGTACTACGGCGGCTGCGAGGAGGTCGACGTCGCGGAGAACCTCGCCATCGAGCGCGCGAAGTCGCTCTTCGGCGCCGGCTACGCCAACGTCCAGCCGCACTCCGGCGCGACGGCGAACGCGGCCGTGCTGCACGCTCTCGCCACGCCGGGCGACACGATCCTCGGCCTCTCGCTGGCGCACGGCGGCCACCTCACGCACGGCATGAAGATCAACTTCTCCGGCAGGCTCTACGACGTCGCCGCCTACGAGGTCGACCCGGAGACCTACCGGATCGACTACGACGCGCTGCGCGCCAAGGCGCTCGAGTCGAAGCCGCGCGTCATCATCGCCGGGTGGTCCGCCTACCCGCGCCACCTCGACTTCGAGGCGTTCCGTTCCATCGCCGACGAGGTCGGTGCGCTGCTGTGGACCGACATGGCGCACTTCGCGGGCCTCGTGGCCGCGGGCCTGCACCCCAACCCGGTGCCGTACTCCGACGTCGTCTCCACCACCGTGCACAAGACGCTCGGCGGCCCCCGCTCGGGCCTGATCCTGGCGCGCGACGAGGAGCCGTGGGGCAAGAAGCTCAACTCCGCCGTCTTCCCGGGCCAGCAGGGTGGCCCGCTGATGCACGTCATCGCCGCGAAGGCCGTCGCGTTCAAGGTCGCCGCCGGCGAGGCGTTCAAGGACCGCCAGGCCCGCACGCTCGAGGGCGCGCAGATCATCGCCGACCGCCTGAACGCACCCGATGTCGCCGCCGCGGGCGTCTCCGTCCTCACCGGCGGCACCGACGTCCACCTCGTGCTGGTCGACCTGCGTCACTCCCCGCTCGACGGCCAGCAGGCCGAGGACCTCCTGCACACCGCCGGCATCACCGTGAACCGCAACGCCGTGCCGTGGGACCCGCGCCCGCCGCGCGTCACCTCCGGCCTGCGCATCGGCACGCCCGCGCTCGCCACCCGCGGCTTCGGTGCCGCGGAGTTCACCGAGGTCGCCGAGATCATCGCCACGGCGCTGATCCAGGGCACCGGCGCCGACGTCGAGGCGCTGCACGCGCGGGTCGACCGCCTCACGGCCGACTTCCCGCTCTACCCCGGCCTCGCGCAGTAG
- a CDS encoding glycosyltransferase, protein MTGALVASAELVGLGALVLGVLKLAFLPLALGFEVRARARARAPRRARTSIYGARRPPVSVVVPAYNEGNVLEGCVSSLMRSTYPDFEVILVDDGSTDDTYRQMQDLAARYPRVRAITKPNGGKGSALNAGIALATGEVLLLSDSDGVFEPAAIGRMVEAFVDDGVGAVCGDDRPVNLDRVQTRFLAVISHVGTGLVRRALDVLRCLPIVSGNIGAFRRDVLERTGGLHEDTLGEDLELTWRIYRAGYRVVFAPSAIVYAESPSTLRGLWRQRVRWGRGLLQTFARHRSMVGNPRHGTFGLSLPLLALNALVLPVAQIAVLLFVLASLAQGLDDLPPAAVAAWQVVLWLGVPVSLLFLLVAIALNGAWRDLRFAWTLTLWPLYSILMSAVFLKALDLEVRRAPQRWNKLERTGVVSLPSVRS, encoded by the coding sequence ATGACCGGCGCCCTCGTGGCGAGCGCCGAGCTCGTCGGGCTCGGCGCCCTCGTCCTCGGCGTGCTGAAGCTCGCCTTCCTGCCGCTGGCGCTCGGCTTCGAGGTGCGTGCCCGGGCCCGCGCCCGGGCGCCCCGCCGGGCCCGGACGTCGATCTACGGCGCGCGTCGGCCGCCGGTGAGCGTCGTCGTGCCCGCCTACAACGAGGGCAACGTGCTCGAGGGCTGCGTGAGCTCGTTGATGCGCAGCACCTACCCCGACTTCGAGGTGATCCTCGTGGACGACGGTTCCACGGACGACACCTACCGGCAGATGCAGGACCTCGCCGCCCGGTACCCGCGCGTCCGCGCGATCACCAAGCCGAACGGCGGCAAGGGGTCGGCGCTCAACGCCGGGATCGCCCTGGCGACGGGGGAGGTGCTCCTGCTCAGCGACTCCGACGGCGTGTTCGAGCCCGCGGCGATCGGACGGATGGTCGAGGCGTTCGTCGACGACGGCGTCGGGGCCGTGTGCGGCGACGACCGGCCGGTCAACCTGGACCGGGTCCAGACGCGGTTCCTCGCCGTGATCTCGCACGTCGGCACAGGTCTCGTGCGCCGGGCTCTCGACGTGCTGCGCTGCCTGCCGATCGTGTCGGGAAACATCGGGGCGTTCCGGCGCGACGTGCTCGAGCGCACGGGCGGGCTCCACGAGGACACGCTGGGGGAGGACCTCGAGCTGACCTGGCGCATCTACCGGGCCGGCTACCGCGTCGTGTTCGCCCCGTCGGCGATCGTCTACGCCGAGTCACCCTCCACGCTGCGCGGGCTGTGGCGCCAGCGGGTGCGCTGGGGCCGCGGACTCCTGCAGACGTTCGCGCGGCACCGCTCGATGGTCGGGAACCCGCGCCACGGGACGTTCGGGCTCTCGTTGCCGCTGCTCGCCCTGAACGCGCTCGTCCTGCCGGTCGCACAGATCGCCGTGCTGCTGTTCGTCCTGGCCTCCCTGGCGCAGGGGCTCGACGACCTGCCGCCCGCCGCCGTGGCCGCCTGGCAGGTCGTGCTGTGGCTCGGTGTCCCGGTCTCGCTGCTGTTCCTGCTGGTCGCGATCGCCCTCAACGGGGCCTGGCGCGACCTGCGGTTCGCCTGGACGCTCACGCTCTGGCCGCTCTACTCGATCCTCATGAGCGCCGTCTTCCTCAAGGCGCTCGACCTGGAGGTGCGCCGGGCACCGCAGCGCTGGAACAAGCTGGAGCGCACCGGCGTCGTCTCACTGCCGTCGGTGCGCTCGTGA
- a CDS encoding PIG-L deacetylase family protein, producing the protein MAVSAVGACVALAMLVYLVVSEREVGRSSPDQRSDDRGRRRVRLVILAAYAAILTAYVVLVARHVRDPHPHTVGEIVDAGVLVVLTGLVGLVLHHGFRAAPRRDEPRRVLVVGAHPDDLELACGGTVASLARRGHEVKVLVMSRGTRGGDPAARREEAVAGARMLGTTDVTVHDFPDTFLADANGAMIEVIEAAITAFRPGTILTHSEHDQHQDHQAVHRAVLRAGRQAHSILCFESPSVTRSFSPSVFVDISDFVDLKIRAVQTHRDQSGKPYMTASRVKGIAAFRGAQAKVPAAEGFEPVRYLQNVKEFIG; encoded by the coding sequence ATGGCTGTCTCGGCCGTGGGCGCGTGCGTCGCCCTAGCAATGCTGGTGTATCTCGTGGTGAGCGAGCGCGAGGTGGGGCGCTCCTCGCCCGACCAGCGCTCCGACGACCGGGGACGGCGTCGCGTGCGCCTGGTGATCCTCGCCGCGTACGCCGCGATCCTGACCGCGTACGTGGTGCTCGTCGCCCGCCACGTGCGGGACCCGCACCCGCACACGGTCGGCGAGATCGTCGACGCCGGGGTGCTGGTCGTGCTCACCGGGCTGGTCGGCCTCGTGCTGCACCACGGCTTCCGCGCGGCGCCTCGCCGCGACGAGCCGCGCCGGGTGCTGGTCGTCGGTGCCCACCCGGACGACCTCGAGCTCGCGTGCGGCGGGACCGTCGCCTCGCTGGCGCGCCGCGGCCACGAGGTCAAGGTGCTCGTCATGAGCCGGGGGACCCGCGGCGGTGATCCCGCGGCTCGCCGCGAGGAGGCCGTCGCCGGCGCCAGGATGCTCGGCACCACCGACGTCACGGTGCACGACTTCCCTGACACGTTCCTCGCGGACGCGAACGGCGCGATGATCGAGGTCATCGAGGCGGCGATCACCGCGTTCCGGCCGGGCACGATCCTCACGCACTCCGAGCACGACCAGCACCAGGACCACCAGGCCGTGCACCGCGCGGTGCTGCGGGCCGGGCGCCAGGCGCACTCGATCCTGTGCTTCGAGTCGCCGTCCGTCACGCGCTCGTTCAGCCCGAGCGTGTTCGTCGACATCTCGGACTTCGTCGACCTGAAGATCAGGGCGGTGCAGACGCACCGCGACCAGTCGGGCAAGCCGTACATGACCGCGAGCCGGGTCAAGGGCATCGCGGCGTTCCGCGGGGCGCAGGCGAAGGTGCCGGCGGCCGAGGGGTTCGAGCCCGTGCGCTACCTGCAGAACGTGAAGGAGTTCATCGGATGA
- the mmsB gene encoding multiple monosaccharide ABC transporter permease has translation MTAIANVWELAQRNLRQSGILVAFVAIVALFAFLNSNFLSPGNITNIVLQYSYILILAIGMVIVIIAGHIDLSVGSVVALAGAVSGILVIKNGMPWWVGVLAALAVGFLVGVWQGFWVAYVGIPAFIVTLAGMLLFRGLAARVLENISLSPFGTPYTDIAGGFLNGLFGGNGYDVFTLVVFAIAVVGLAFSQWRARQGKIRYQQAVESIWLFVLKLVLIAAVVMWFAWQLANSRGLPIILIILAVLILAYSVITQRSVFGRHVYAIGGNLHAAELSGVKVKKVNMWIFINIGTLAGLAGVVYSSRMNGAQPSAGNMFELDAIAACFIGGASTTGGVGRVTGAMIGALIMAVMSNGMQLMGLDQSFQQIVKGLVLLLAVAFDIFNKRRAGIAR, from the coding sequence ATGACCGCCATCGCCAACGTGTGGGAGCTGGCGCAGCGCAACCTGCGCCAGAGCGGCATCCTCGTCGCCTTCGTCGCGATCGTCGCGCTGTTCGCGTTCCTGAACTCGAACTTCCTCTCTCCCGGCAACATCACGAACATCGTCCTGCAGTACTCCTACATCCTGATCCTCGCGATCGGCATGGTGATCGTGATCATCGCGGGTCACATCGACCTGTCGGTCGGATCGGTGGTGGCGCTCGCGGGTGCCGTCTCGGGAATCCTGGTCATCAAGAACGGCATGCCGTGGTGGGTCGGCGTGCTGGCCGCTCTCGCCGTCGGCTTCCTCGTGGGTGTCTGGCAGGGCTTCTGGGTCGCGTACGTCGGGATCCCCGCGTTCATCGTGACGCTGGCGGGCATGCTGCTCTTCCGCGGTCTCGCCGCCCGCGTGCTCGAGAACATCTCGCTCTCGCCGTTCGGCACGCCGTACACGGACATCGCCGGTGGCTTCCTCAACGGGCTGTTCGGCGGCAACGGGTACGACGTCTTCACCCTCGTGGTGTTCGCCATCGCCGTCGTGGGGCTCGCGTTCTCCCAGTGGCGCGCCCGTCAGGGCAAGATCCGCTACCAGCAGGCCGTCGAGTCGATCTGGCTCTTCGTCCTCAAGCTGGTGCTGATCGCCGCCGTCGTGATGTGGTTCGCCTGGCAGCTGGCCAACAGCCGCGGCCTGCCGATCATCCTCATCATCCTGGCCGTCCTGATCCTGGCCTACTCGGTCATCACGCAGCGCTCGGTCTTCGGCCGCCACGTCTACGCGATCGGTGGCAACCTGCACGCCGCCGAGCTCTCGGGCGTGAAGGTCAAGAAGGTCAACATGTGGATCTTCATCAACATCGGCACGCTCGCGGGCCTCGCCGGCGTCGTGTACTCCTCCCGCATGAACGGCGCCCAGCCGTCCGCCGGAAACATGTTCGAGCTCGACGCGATCGCGGCCTGCTTCATCGGTGGCGCCTCGACCACGGGTGGTGTCGGTCGCGTCACCGGCGCCATGATCGGTGCGCTGATCATGGCCGTGATGTCCAACGGCATGCAGCTGATGGGTCTGGACCAGTCGTTCCAGCAGATCGTCAAGGGCCTGGTCCTGCTGCTCGCCGTCGCATTCGACATCTTCAACAAGCGTCGCGCCGGTATCGCCCGCTGA
- the purU gene encoding formyltetrahydrofolate deformylase yields MTRWVLTLSCPDRPGIVAAVAGALADLAGNITESQQYGDADSGLFFMRVEAEADVEREALEEALAGVTEQFDMTWELDVVGRPVRTVVMVSTASHCLHDLAYQQRSGRLPVDVVAVVSNHTALQGIADFYELPFHHVPVTRETKARAEAELLRIVRETDAELVVLARYMQILSDDLCRELAGRVINIHHSFLPSFKGARPYAQAHARGVKLIGATAHYATADLDEGPIIEQDVERVEHDDAVSELQAMGEDVERRVLGRAVRWHAEHRVLVDGRRTVVFR; encoded by the coding sequence GTGACCAGATGGGTACTCACGCTCTCCTGCCCCGACCGACCGGGCATCGTCGCGGCCGTCGCCGGGGCGCTCGCCGACCTCGCGGGCAACATCACGGAGTCCCAGCAGTACGGGGACGCGGACTCCGGCCTGTTCTTCATGCGGGTCGAGGCCGAGGCCGACGTCGAGCGCGAGGCGCTCGAGGAGGCGCTCGCCGGCGTGACCGAGCAGTTCGACATGACGTGGGAGCTCGACGTCGTCGGTCGCCCCGTGCGGACCGTCGTCATGGTCTCCACCGCCTCGCACTGCCTGCACGACCTGGCCTACCAGCAGCGCTCCGGCCGGCTGCCGGTCGACGTCGTCGCCGTGGTGTCCAACCACACCGCGCTGCAGGGCATCGCCGACTTCTACGAGCTGCCGTTCCACCACGTCCCCGTCACGCGCGAGACGAAGGCCCGGGCCGAGGCCGAGCTGCTCCGGATCGTGCGGGAGACCGACGCCGAGCTGGTGGTGCTCGCCCGGTACATGCAGATCCTGTCGGACGACCTGTGCCGCGAGCTGGCCGGTCGGGTCATCAACATCCACCACTCGTTCCTGCCCTCGTTCAAGGGGGCCCGCCCCTACGCGCAGGCCCACGCCCGCGGCGTCAAGCTCATCGGGGCGACGGCGCACTACGCCACCGCCGACCTCGACGAGGGCCCGATCATCGAGCAGGACGTCGAGCGCGTCGAGCACGACGACGCCGTGAGCGAGCTGCAGGCGATGGGCGAGGACGTCGAGCGACGGGTCCTCGGCCGCGCCGTGCGCTGGCACGCCGAGCACCGCGTGCTGGTCGACGGCCGCCGGACCGTCGTCTTCCGCTGA
- a CDS encoding GNAT family N-acetyltransferase: MSTNEGLRIDVVEAEDAGELLTVRRAAFVTEAQRYGDPHIPPLTQTIDELLTDLDRSDVVTLGGWQGHRLVGSIRVELEGGKATLGRLAVVPDLQGTGIGTQLLMAVLQYLPEQTQEVWVFTGKDSKQNLSLYAGQGFEHAYDQHTGELTYAYLKKILGDGDGDGDGDGDGDGDDAEADAVENDVAPADDSARRSSLG, from the coding sequence ATGAGCACCAACGAGGGCCTGCGCATCGACGTCGTGGAGGCCGAGGACGCGGGGGAGCTGCTCACCGTGAGGCGAGCGGCGTTCGTGACCGAGGCCCAGCGGTACGGCGATCCCCACATCCCGCCCCTGACCCAGACCATCGACGAGCTGCTGACCGACCTGGACCGCAGCGACGTCGTCACGCTCGGCGGCTGGCAGGGCCACCGCCTCGTCGGCTCGATCCGCGTCGAGCTCGAGGGCGGCAAGGCCACGCTCGGCCGGCTCGCCGTCGTGCCCGACCTGCAGGGCACGGGCATCGGTACGCAGCTGCTCATGGCGGTGCTGCAGTACCTGCCGGAGCAGACCCAGGAGGTCTGGGTCTTCACGGGCAAGGACTCCAAGCAGAACCTGTCGCTGTACGCCGGCCAGGGCTTCGAGCACGCCTACGACCAGCACACGGGCGAGCTGACCTATGCCTACCTCAAGAAGATCCTCGGCGATGGCGATGGCGATGGCGATGGCGACGGCGACGGCGACGGTGACGACGCGGAGGCCGACGCCGTCGAGAACGACGTCGCTCCCGCGGACGACTCGGCCCGCCGGTCCTCCCTCGGGTAG